From a region of the Roseivirga sp. 4D4 genome:
- a CDS encoding DUF493 domain-containing protein — MSQFTTEEFKRKLDDIHDFPTLYMFKFIVTEDKKSAVKALFPSSELNYKPSSKGKYTSVTAKVMIQSSDHVIDVYKEAQKIEGIIAL; from the coding sequence ATGAGTCAATTTACTACAGAAGAATTCAAAAGGAAGCTGGACGATATCCATGACTTCCCTACGCTATACATGTTTAAGTTCATTGTGACGGAAGACAAGAAGAGTGCTGTAAAAGCCCTCTTTCCATCAAGTGAGTTGAACTACAAACCCTCAAGCAAGGGTAAGTATACTAGTGTTACTGCAAAAGTGATGATTCAGTCAAGTGATCATGTCATTGATGTCTACAAAGAAGCCCAAAAGATAGAAGGTATTATAGCCCTTTAA
- a CDS encoding class I SAM-dependent methyltransferase: MSKKLVILILPMFLISCGGKQEEAQQNNDPDRVGTVTERVSPTQERLQAEIEDPKRTEWQNPDLILERIGDLTNKTVADIGAGSGYFTFKIAREAAKVIALDIDPKALEYIDSQKEIVGKWSDNIEPRLTPPDVPNLLEEEADIVLIVNTYNYIPNKEIYFPRLLNGMKPGGRLIIVDFKKGDIPVGPADEYKVEASSVKSFLRKSSFRKIDIDEKSLQYQYIITAEKK, encoded by the coding sequence ATGAGTAAGAAACTTGTCATATTAATTCTGCCAATGTTCTTAATCTCTTGTGGAGGGAAGCAAGAAGAGGCGCAGCAAAATAATGACCCTGATCGCGTTGGCACGGTTACAGAACGTGTCTCACCAACGCAGGAAAGGCTACAGGCGGAGATTGAAGACCCCAAAAGAACAGAGTGGCAAAACCCTGATTTGATCTTAGAGAGAATCGGTGACCTGACCAATAAAACTGTGGCTGATATTGGTGCAGGTTCGGGCTATTTCACTTTTAAAATTGCCAGAGAAGCTGCAAAAGTCATTGCCCTTGATATTGACCCGAAAGCGCTTGAATATATAGATAGCCAAAAAGAGATCGTTGGAAAGTGGTCTGATAATATTGAGCCAAGACTTACGCCTCCCGATGTTCCAAATCTTTTAGAAGAGGAGGCCGACATCGTGTTGATCGTTAACACCTATAACTACATCCCGAATAAAGAAATATACTTTCCCAGGCTTCTAAATGGGATGAAACCCGGTGGACGATTGATCATTGTTGATTTCAAAAAAGGAGATATCCCCGTAGGTCCTGCAGATGAGTATAAGGTTGAGGCTTCAAGTGTCAAATCTTTTTTGAGGAAGTCTTCATTCCGAAAGATTGACATTGACGAGAAAAGCTTACAATATCAATATATAATTACCGCTGAAAAGAAGTAA
- a CDS encoding 4a-hydroxytetrahydrobiopterin dehydratase has translation MWNEVDNKLVRTFEFKDFIEAFGFMTRVAIAAEKMDHHPNWSNVYNKVTIELTTHDAGNIVTDNDRNLAQIIDNLA, from the coding sequence ATGTGGAACGAAGTAGATAACAAACTGGTCAGGACTTTTGAATTCAAGGATTTTATAGAAGCATTTGGCTTTATGACTCGTGTGGCGATTGCTGCAGAAAAAATGGACCATCACCCAAACTGGTCGAATGTATATAATAAGGTTACTATTGAGTTGACCACACATGATGCTGGAAACATTGTTACCGATAATGATCGTAACTTAGCCCAAATCATAGATAATTTGGCCTAA
- the rsmI gene encoding 16S rRNA (cytidine(1402)-2'-O)-methyltransferase: MPEKVNLYLVPTPIGNLEDVTLRALKVLNEVDIILAEDTRTSGKLLKHHNITKPLQSYHIFNEHKTAEKLVEKMANGEVFALISDAGTPAISDPGFLLVREALKSGLEVNCLPGATAFVPALVNSGLPSDKFVFEGFLPHKKGRQTRLKLLAEETRTIILYESPHRLVKSLEQLKEFLGDRQVSVSRELTKMFEETVRGTITEVIAHFTEKGVKGEFVVVVEGKP; the protein is encoded by the coding sequence ATGCCAGAAAAAGTCAACCTTTATCTTGTACCAACTCCCATAGGAAATTTGGAGGATGTCACGCTCAGAGCACTAAAGGTGCTCAATGAGGTGGATATCATCCTGGCGGAAGATACACGAACCTCCGGGAAGCTTTTAAAGCACCATAACATTACCAAACCACTTCAGAGTTACCACATCTTCAACGAACATAAGACTGCCGAAAAACTTGTGGAAAAAATGGCAAACGGAGAGGTGTTTGCATTGATTTCGGATGCTGGAACCCCCGCTATTTCAGACCCAGGATTTCTGTTGGTTAGAGAAGCACTGAAGTCAGGCTTAGAAGTGAATTGCCTACCAGGAGCCACAGCTTTCGTACCGGCATTGGTTAATTCCGGCTTACCATCGGATAAATTCGTTTTCGAAGGCTTTTTACCCCATAAAAAAGGCCGTCAAACACGTTTGAAGCTTTTAGCTGAAGAAACCAGGACGATTATCCTTTACGAATCACCTCACAGATTGGTTAAGAGCCTTGAACAGTTAAAGGAATTCTTAGGCGATAGACAGGTTTCCGTTTCACGGGAACTGACGAAAATGTTCGAGGAGACGGTACGGGGTACAATAACGGAAGTGATTGCTCACTTCACTGAAAAAGGGGTTAAAGGAGAGTTCGTTGTGGTGGTTGAGGGAAAGCCCTAA
- a CDS encoding aminotransferase class V-fold PLP-dependent enzyme — protein MDRRSLLKYSFSGIAASSLLASGVRSSFLEKVQKTGFNLASNDNSEDYWELVKSEFSMEKGLYYFNNASLGPCPKLVVDATNHFRALLDGFPSKYMWGGWQEEKEATRQKVADMFSADKEEIAMVHNTTEGMNLVAHSIELGPGDEVILADHEHPSGTVPWQHWQEIRGFKIVRPKLPILPESKDELVEVYRKAITPNTKVISMVHGTNTNGMILPVKEVSAMAHERGILVAVDAAQTAGTFKIDLHDLGCDFYAGSGHKFMFTPKGMGVFYARKESQKHLKPLIVSRAHFRDKSIRRLENYNTRNYPELLGMGTAIDYYNLIGAEKREARLRDLKAYFRGKIEADDRFKLKTPGAADLSCAIQNVEVIGKKVGDVKKVLFDNHMIDCRPIGSHGINGVRISLSVFTTKADVDYLVDALKKV, from the coding sequence ATGGATAGAAGAAGCCTTTTGAAATATTCGTTCTCGGGGATCGCAGCGTCCTCTTTGCTCGCCAGTGGAGTGAGGTCATCATTCCTAGAAAAGGTCCAAAAAACAGGTTTTAACCTGGCCTCAAATGACAATAGCGAAGACTATTGGGAGCTCGTTAAAAGTGAGTTTTCCATGGAGAAGGGGCTTTATTATTTTAACAATGCTTCGCTCGGCCCTTGCCCAAAACTCGTTGTGGATGCGACCAACCATTTCAGAGCACTTTTAGATGGTTTCCCTTCCAAATATATGTGGGGTGGCTGGCAAGAAGAGAAGGAGGCTACGCGCCAAAAAGTGGCGGATATGTTCTCTGCTGATAAGGAAGAAATTGCCATGGTGCATAATACCACCGAAGGAATGAACCTAGTTGCGCATTCGATAGAGCTTGGGCCTGGTGATGAGGTAATTCTAGCCGATCACGAGCATCCTAGCGGCACAGTGCCATGGCAGCACTGGCAAGAGATCAGAGGCTTTAAAATTGTTAGGCCTAAACTCCCCATTCTGCCAGAATCCAAGGATGAATTAGTCGAGGTTTACCGAAAAGCAATTACCCCAAACACCAAGGTGATTTCGATGGTGCATGGTACTAATACCAATGGAATGATTCTGCCGGTAAAAGAGGTAAGTGCCATGGCACACGAGCGCGGCATTCTTGTGGCAGTAGATGCAGCACAAACGGCTGGTACCTTTAAGATTGACCTGCATGATCTGGGTTGTGATTTCTATGCAGGTAGTGGCCATAAGTTTATGTTTACGCCTAAAGGAATGGGGGTATTTTACGCTCGAAAAGAATCGCAAAAGCATTTAAAACCGTTGATTGTATCTCGCGCTCACTTTAGAGATAAGTCTATCCGAAGGCTGGAGAACTATAATACCCGTAACTATCCTGAATTGTTAGGTATGGGCACGGCCATCGACTACTACAACTTGATTGGTGCCGAAAAACGTGAGGCTAGGCTTCGTGATTTGAAGGCTTATTTCAGAGGGAAAATCGAAGCCGATGACCGTTTCAAATTGAAAACACCTGGCGCTGCTGATCTCTCTTGTGCGATACAGAACGTGGAAGTGATCGGTAAGAAGGTGGGCGATGTCAAGAAGGTGCTGTTCGACAACCACATGATCGATTGTAGACCGATTGGTAGTCATGGTATTAATGGGGTTAGGATTTCCCTATCTGTCTTTACCACTAAGGCGGATGTTGACTATTTGGTAGATGCGCTAAAGAAGGTTTAG
- a CDS encoding inositol monophosphatase family protein, whose amino-acid sequence MQKLLQDVIVLVKETGEFIRQESRKFDESKIEYKGKNDLVSYVDKEAEQKLVKGLSDILPGSGFIAEEGTSTHKSDIYNWIIDPLDGTTNFTHGIPVYAVSVALMKRGVLALGVVYEINRDECFHAIKGEGAFLNHTPIRVSETKTLERSLLATGFPYYNFDQMRQYLTIINEFMQTTHGLRRMGSAAVDLVYTACGRFEGFFEYNLNAWDVAAGALIVQEAGGVVTDFKGGDDFLFGREIVAGNTTQPAMLSTIQKYWK is encoded by the coding sequence ATGCAAAAGTTGCTTCAAGATGTCATTGTTTTAGTGAAAGAAACGGGTGAATTCATTCGCCAGGAATCACGAAAATTTGATGAGTCCAAGATTGAATATAAGGGCAAGAATGATCTGGTGTCTTATGTGGACAAGGAAGCAGAACAAAAACTAGTGAAGGGATTGTCAGATATTTTACCTGGCAGTGGGTTTATCGCTGAAGAAGGAACCTCAACCCACAAGTCTGATATCTATAACTGGATCATCGATCCGCTAGATGGAACTACCAATTTTACCCATGGCATTCCCGTGTATGCGGTGTCGGTGGCATTGATGAAACGGGGTGTCCTAGCCCTCGGTGTGGTCTATGAGATTAACAGAGACGAATGCTTTCATGCCATCAAGGGAGAAGGGGCATTCTTAAATCATACACCCATCAGAGTATCTGAAACCAAGACTTTGGAAAGATCATTATTGGCCACTGGTTTCCCCTATTATAACTTCGATCAGATGCGGCAGTACCTCACCATCATCAATGAGTTTATGCAAACTACTCATGGACTTAGAAGAATGGGCAGTGCTGCAGTGGACTTGGTTTATACGGCCTGCGGTAGGTTTGAAGGCTTCTTTGAGTATAACCTTAACGCCTGGGATGTGGCAGCAGGAGCACTGATTGTGCAAGAGGCTGGAGGAGTAGTGACAGACTTTAAGGGCGGTGACGATTTCTTATTTGGAAGGGAGATTGTGGCCGGAAATACTACCCAACCTGCTATGCTTTCCACTATTCAGAAGTATTGGAAATGA
- a CDS encoding FeoB-associated Cys-rich membrane protein, translating into MQEVIVILLFVAAAIYMGRKLYKQYKVESGCAAGCDSCAPPKKEFKLPGHLKS; encoded by the coding sequence ATGCAAGAGGTAATTGTAATCTTATTGTTTGTAGCCGCAGCCATTTACATGGGCAGAAAGCTATATAAGCAATACAAAGTAGAAAGCGGCTGTGCTGCAGGTTGTGATTCTTGTGCACCGCCAAAAAAGGAATTCAAACTGCCGGGTCATTTAAAGTCTTAG
- a CDS encoding SPASM domain-containing protein: MNRNWRDGLNYVSKLTPPKIFNMVQLVGSYYLSKLTGRPIHYGMPTSISLEPTTSCNLRCPECPSGLRSFTRPTGMLKNDTYKKVIDELAPSLSYLIFYFQGEPYLNPDFLDQVKYAGQKRIYTATSTNAHYLDDQQAKATVESGLDRLIISIDGTSQETYEQYRVGGKLDKVIEGTRNVIKWKRELKSNTPHVIFQYLVVKPNEHQLDEVKALADELGVDEVAFKTAQIYDYENGSELIPSLEQYSRYKQLPNGKWSIKNKLVNHCWKMWHSCVITWDGKIVPCCFDKDAHYQLGTMEYQSFKTVWKGEAYQNFRASLIKSRSEIEMCKNCSEGTKVWA; this comes from the coding sequence ATGAACCGAAATTGGAGGGATGGATTGAATTATGTGTCGAAGCTGACACCACCAAAAATATTCAATATGGTTCAGCTAGTAGGAAGTTACTATCTCTCCAAACTGACGGGCAGGCCCATCCATTATGGCATGCCCACAAGCATCTCACTAGAACCCACTACTTCTTGTAACCTTAGGTGCCCTGAATGTCCAAGTGGTCTTCGAAGTTTTACTCGGCCAACAGGTATGCTCAAGAATGATACCTATAAAAAAGTAATTGACGAATTAGCACCCAGCCTGTCCTATTTAATCTTCTATTTCCAAGGAGAACCCTATCTCAATCCGGACTTCCTTGATCAGGTAAAATACGCTGGGCAAAAGCGAATCTATACTGCTACATCAACTAACGCGCATTACTTAGATGACCAACAAGCCAAGGCTACCGTTGAATCTGGCTTGGATCGACTGATTATTTCTATTGATGGCACAAGCCAGGAGACTTATGAGCAGTATCGCGTTGGGGGAAAACTTGACAAAGTAATTGAGGGTACAAGAAATGTGATCAAATGGAAAAGGGAATTGAAATCCAATACTCCCCATGTCATTTTTCAATACTTAGTAGTAAAACCAAACGAACATCAGCTCGATGAAGTGAAAGCACTAGCCGATGAACTGGGTGTGGACGAAGTAGCTTTTAAGACTGCCCAGATTTATGACTATGAAAATGGGTCAGAATTGATTCCCTCATTGGAGCAGTACTCGCGCTACAAACAATTGCCTAATGGCAAATGGTCTATAAAGAACAAGTTGGTGAATCACTGCTGGAAGATGTGGCACTCTTGCGTCATTACCTGGGATGGTAAAATCGTTCCCTGCTGTTTTGATAAAGATGCACACTATCAGTTAGGCACTATGGAGTATCAGTCATTCAAAACGGTCTGGAAGGGAGAAGCCTATCAAAACTTCCGAGCATCACTGATCAAATCACGAAGTGAAATTGAGATGTGCAAAAACTGTTCTGAGGGTACTAAGGTTTGGGCCTAA
- a CDS encoding DUF4105 domain-containing protein, producing the protein MKHFIIFLLLIFSFQLSAQFGRLSDQAEVSIITVGPGANLYDCFGHSAFRIKDPAKGLDRAYNYGQFDFTEGGFVAKFSMGIAQYRLGAYPFQNFYNNYVQENRWLTEQVLNLNLEEKQAIYNALETNHLPENRKYVYDPFFDNCATRMRDIVKEVMGDAILYNSDHLTKTSTIRSLVDENSYNHPWVDLGIDVALGAIIDKTATPEQYMYLPDYVLAAYANASIIRDGRAVPAVKQTNKLFESDYYEIRQEKLSPTLLFVVIAVVLTIFTVRDYMKGQRSRFLDFGIMLVTGLLGAFLIFLWFFTYHKTTVNNLNILWAFAPNVVVAFYLIKRETPKWVRVYIRFLFILLIAMAFVWLLKLQVFNMAMLPIMLLLAVRYGFLWQKGLKTA; encoded by the coding sequence GTGAAGCATTTCATTATTTTTCTACTTCTAATTTTTTCATTTCAGCTTTCAGCCCAGTTTGGCAGACTTTCAGATCAGGCGGAAGTAAGCATTATAACTGTAGGCCCAGGAGCTAATCTATACGACTGTTTCGGCCATAGTGCTTTCCGTATTAAGGACCCAGCCAAAGGCTTAGACAGAGCCTATAACTATGGGCAGTTTGATTTTACGGAGGGAGGATTCGTTGCTAAGTTTAGTATGGGTATTGCCCAATACCGACTTGGAGCTTATCCATTTCAGAACTTTTACAATAACTACGTTCAGGAAAACAGATGGCTGACGGAGCAAGTCTTAAACCTGAATTTGGAAGAAAAGCAGGCCATATACAATGCGCTGGAAACCAATCACCTGCCTGAAAACCGAAAGTATGTGTACGACCCGTTCTTCGATAACTGCGCAACCAGAATGCGTGATATTGTTAAGGAGGTTATGGGTGATGCGATTCTATACAATAGCGATCACCTAACCAAAACGTCTACTATCCGATCATTAGTGGATGAAAACTCTTATAACCACCCCTGGGTAGATTTGGGAATTGATGTTGCGTTGGGAGCTATTATTGATAAAACGGCTACACCTGAGCAGTATATGTACCTGCCGGACTATGTCTTAGCGGCCTATGCAAATGCTTCCATTATTAGAGATGGACGTGCAGTACCAGCGGTGAAGCAAACGAATAAACTCTTTGAATCTGACTACTATGAAATCAGGCAAGAAAAGCTGTCTCCGACACTTTTGTTCGTGGTGATTGCGGTTGTACTGACAATTTTCACAGTTCGTGATTATATGAAGGGGCAACGATCCAGATTCTTGGATTTTGGTATTATGCTAGTCACTGGCTTATTGGGGGCTTTTCTAATCTTTTTATGGTTCTTCACCTATCACAAAACCACAGTCAATAACCTGAATATCCTTTGGGCTTTCGCTCCCAATGTGGTTGTAGCTTTTTACCTAATCAAGAGAGAAACCCCAAAGTGGGTACGTGTTTACATTAGGTTTCTGTTTATTCTGCTGATTGCTATGGCTTTTGTCTGGTTGTTAAAGCTTCAGGTATTTAACATGGCCATGTTACCAATCATGCTTCTGCTTGCGGTGAGATATGGGTTCTTATGGCAAAAGGGACTAAAGACGGCTTAG
- a CDS encoding regulatory protein RecX, which translates to MHDFESRKRKKPIDRKTALLKAADYCAYQERSQQEVRDKLYSYGLHHDEVEETISELITDGYINEERFAKAYAGGKFRIKGWGRRKIIQGLKQHRISEYCIKKGMLEIDPDDYFETLIKHLEKKKPLIKSDSMYILKGKLTQHVMAKGFEMDLIQEAIKHVLSKED; encoded by the coding sequence ATGCACGATTTCGAATCTCGAAAACGCAAAAAACCGATCGATCGTAAAACGGCACTCCTTAAAGCAGCCGACTATTGTGCATATCAAGAACGCTCTCAGCAAGAAGTTCGGGACAAACTGTACAGTTATGGTCTTCACCATGATGAGGTTGAGGAAACCATCTCAGAATTAATTACGGATGGCTATATCAACGAAGAACGATTTGCCAAGGCCTATGCCGGAGGAAAATTCAGGATTAAAGGCTGGGGTAGGCGAAAGATCATTCAAGGTTTGAAGCAGCATCGTATTTCAGAATACTGCATTAAAAAAGGTATGCTGGAAATCGATCCAGACGACTACTTTGAAACGTTGATAAAGCACCTGGAGAAGAAAAAGCCTTTGATCAAATCAGATTCCATGTATATACTCAAAGGAAAACTCACCCAGCATGTAATGGCAAAGGGTTTTGAAATGGACCTGATTCAAGAAGCGATCAAACATGTGCTAAGCAAGGAAGACTAA
- a CDS encoding response regulator transcription factor, translating to MSENTKILLAEDELALGTIVKESLETRGFEVSYAMDGEEAKKLYQSSKPELLVLDVMMPKKDGFTLVKEIRKVDDRIPIIFLTAKSRTEDVVEGFGYGANDYLKKPFSMEELIVRIKALLDRKEGKSASEDVQIGQYTFNFSKQILSFDDSEIMLTHREAQLLHELYRHKNELTERTLILNTLWGNDDFFNARSMDVFITKLRKKLTLDPEIQIMNVRGYGYKLVC from the coding sequence ATGTCGGAAAACACCAAAATCTTGTTGGCCGAAGATGAGCTGGCTCTGGGTACTATTGTCAAAGAAAGCTTGGAAACAAGGGGTTTTGAAGTCAGCTATGCCATGGACGGTGAAGAGGCCAAAAAGCTTTATCAATCCAGCAAGCCCGAGCTTCTAGTACTTGATGTCATGATGCCTAAAAAAGATGGCTTCACTTTGGTGAAGGAAATTCGAAAGGTAGACGACAGGATTCCGATTATTTTTCTTACCGCTAAATCGAGAACCGAAGACGTTGTGGAAGGCTTTGGCTATGGTGCGAACGACTACCTCAAGAAGCCTTTCAGCATGGAAGAGTTGATCGTGAGGATCAAAGCACTGCTGGACAGAAAAGAAGGGAAATCCGCTTCAGAAGATGTTCAAATAGGCCAGTATACCTTTAATTTCTCAAAGCAAATTTTGAGTTTCGATGACAGTGAAATTATGCTTACCCATAGGGAAGCTCAGCTACTCCATGAACTCTACAGGCATAAAAATGAGCTTACCGAAAGGACGCTGATTCTGAATACCCTTTGGGGCAATGACGACTTCTTTAATGCGCGAAGCATGGACGTTTTTATCACCAAACTCAGAAAGAAGCTCACGCTTGATCCGGAAATTCAGATTATGAATGTGCGCGGTTATGGCTACAAACTGGTCTGCTAA
- a CDS encoding sensor histidine kinase, which translates to MKFKRISYLIALTALITVGIQVYRNIQNYQLNKQRFMSDMQAALDISVESYFTDLARNDLIIFSSEDTLINRLGGRSWSMVNRIGGDTAHLVSGLEDSSSKRLLSFNGRRANATTTVSIRNTFPDLDSLLSNDNSLTGISIEGSQITNFDSLNDIKGFFKKVMFSLSRTSLDHERLTEIMITELDRKNIEAGFVLWHYVDDSLISESNHDHYNLSTVSQSNYLPRDQKLVMNYENASLNILKRGALDLFISLLITGAVIGCLLYLYKVISEQKQLAEIKNDLISNITHEFKTPIATVSTAIEAISSFNKANDPAKTAKYLDISSNQLQKLNGMVEKLLETASLDSDELELSLESVELVRFSQQIFDKFQLIKGDKTLYFQTAISEYRKEIDPFHLENAISNLIDNAIKYGGDEITLKLSTEGDNVSWQVVDNGGKIDKTQQQRIFDQFYRIPTGNVHDVKGFGIGLYYTKKIVEKHEGEISLSVDQNVTDFTIQI; encoded by the coding sequence TTGAAATTCAAACGTATAAGCTATCTGATTGCCCTCACTGCTCTGATTACTGTGGGCATTCAAGTGTATCGCAATATTCAAAACTACCAGTTGAATAAGCAGCGTTTCATGAGCGATATGCAAGCTGCATTGGACATCAGCGTTGAATCTTACTTCACTGATCTTGCACGAAATGACCTTATCATCTTTTCCTCAGAAGACACCCTGATTAATCGACTAGGCGGCAGATCATGGTCTATGGTAAATCGTATCGGAGGGGATACAGCACACCTTGTCTCCGGCCTCGAAGATAGTAGTAGTAAAAGACTCCTGTCCTTTAATGGCAGAAGGGCGAATGCAACCACCACTGTGAGTATCAGAAACACTTTTCCAGATCTTGATAGTCTCCTTTCCAATGACAATAGCCTCACCGGCATCAGTATTGAGGGCAGCCAGATCACCAATTTTGACTCTCTGAATGATATCAAAGGCTTCTTTAAAAAAGTAATGTTTTCGCTTTCAAGGACCAGCCTGGATCATGAGAGGCTTACTGAAATAATGATTACCGAGTTAGACCGAAAAAATATTGAGGCTGGCTTTGTGCTCTGGCATTATGTTGATGACTCGCTTATTTCTGAGTCTAATCATGATCATTACAACCTAAGCACTGTTTCCCAATCTAATTATCTTCCGAGGGATCAAAAACTGGTCATGAATTATGAAAATGCCTCCTTGAATATTTTGAAACGAGGTGCCTTGGATTTGTTTATCTCCTTACTCATTACTGGGGCGGTTATCGGATGTCTTTTATACCTATACAAAGTGATAAGTGAGCAAAAGCAACTAGCTGAAATTAAGAATGATCTGATTAGCAATATCACACACGAGTTTAAGACACCAATCGCTACTGTTTCTACCGCTATTGAAGCCATTTCGAGTTTTAATAAGGCAAACGATCCGGCTAAAACGGCCAAATACCTTGATATCTCCAGCAATCAACTGCAAAAGTTGAATGGCATGGTTGAAAAACTCTTAGAAACGGCCTCGTTAGATTCAGATGAGTTAGAACTCAGTTTGGAATCGGTTGAACTCGTTAGGTTTAGCCAACAAATCTTCGACAAATTTCAATTGATCAAAGGAGATAAAACCCTTTACTTCCAAACAGCAATCTCAGAATACCGAAAAGAAATTGACCCCTTTCACTTGGAGAATGCCATCTCTAACCTAATCGATAATGCGATTAAATATGGGGGTGATGAAATTACGCTCAAGCTATCTACCGAAGGAGACAATGTTAGCTGGCAAGTAGTGGACAATGGTGGCAAAATTGACAAGACCCAACAACAACGGATTTTTGATCAGTTCTATAGAATTCCTACTGGAAATGTGCACGATGTGAAGGGCTTTGGCATTGGTCTCTACTACACCAAGAAAATTGTCGAGAAGCATGAAGGTGAAATTTCCCTCTCAGTAGATCAAAACGTTACGGACTTTACAATTCAGATATAA
- a CDS encoding GLPGLI family protein, which translates to MTALKKRISIIVGLLMVTMGTIHAQNFQGIATYQSSRNMNNMQIKAEGVTEAMQKQLMEQMKKQFQREYELQFNLMESSWKEEESLDGGPATASSGGMRISFSTAGGGITYKNTSENLYLQETTVFSKPFLVKDTLEPYEWQMTDETKTIGNYTAYKAVYKDIRESRSISFTSDSDDKDKESSESTVNMDTISVTAWYTPEIPVSQGPADYWGLPGLILELGDGSTTYLCTKVVLNPEEEIKIKRPSKGKKVTREELRVEMDAKMEEMSKKFKQGGKGGATIRIGGDQ; encoded by the coding sequence ATGACAGCACTCAAAAAAAGAATTTCAATAATAGTTGGTCTCTTAATGGTCACCATGGGGACTATTCATGCTCAAAACTTTCAGGGTATCGCTACATATCAGTCTTCAAGAAATATGAATAATATGCAGATTAAGGCTGAAGGAGTTACTGAAGCGATGCAAAAGCAATTAATGGAGCAGATGAAAAAGCAGTTCCAAAGAGAATATGAATTACAGTTCAACTTGATGGAATCCAGTTGGAAAGAAGAGGAGAGTCTCGATGGAGGACCGGCAACGGCTTCTTCTGGAGGAATGAGGATATCTTTTTCAACTGCTGGTGGAGGGATCACATATAAGAACACATCTGAAAACTTATACCTTCAGGAGACTACCGTCTTCAGTAAACCATTCTTAGTGAAAGATACATTAGAACCATATGAATGGCAGATGACGGATGAGACCAAGACTATTGGTAATTACACTGCCTACAAAGCTGTATATAAAGACATCAGGGAAAGCAGGTCTATCTCTTTCACTTCTGATAGCGATGATAAAGACAAGGAGTCTAGCGAGTCTACCGTCAATATGGATACGATCAGCGTTACTGCTTGGTACACACCTGAAATCCCTGTTTCTCAAGGACCAGCAGATTACTGGGGTTTGCCTGGACTGATCTTAGAGTTAGGCGATGGTAGTACTACTTACCTGTGTACTAAGGTTGTTCTGAATCCGGAAGAAGAAATTAAGATTAAAAGACCGAGCAAAGGTAAAAAAGTCACTAGAGAGGAACTACGTGTGGAAATGGATGCCAAGATGGAAGAGATGTCTAAGAAGTTCAAGCAAGGCGGAAAAGGCGGGGCCACCATTAGAATAGGCGGAGATCAATAA